CATATGGAATTCCTGTCATATCTTACAAAGCGCAGGTTAGCTAAGATGAGCATATTGCTCTGCACTGTGTTCATCCTTACCGCATTGGTAGAAGCAGTATCCCGGTTTACCCTTCCAATGGTATTCATCGTTGATCTCCTCGATGCAGCTATGGTATTGCGACTGAGTTATGAATCCACCCTCCTATTCTTTGGCTATGGCATCCTCCTATTCGGTATGTTGAGTGCTGTATTCCCCATGTTTCGGGACTCCAAATACAGAACTAACTCGAAGAAGCTCCAGATTCATTTTATTATCCTCTCATCCTTCATCATGTCATTCCTCATCGCACGCTTATTCGTAGCTATTTTAAATGCCGACATCAATCCGGTATGCCAGTTATGGGTTAAAGGCTATCGAATACATCATTTCTTCTTTGGTATTGGACTGCTCGCTATTGGCGGATGGCTCGGGCATCTCAATGACGGCTCTCGCTCTATCATCACGAAAGTATCCGCAGGCATCTATGGCACTGGCCTGGGACTGGTGGCGGATGAATTCGGGCTGTTGCTTACCTTTGGGGATTACTGGGCTGAACAATCCTACATCTTCTTCGTGTTAATCTCGCTATTCTTGCTGATTGTGCTCTTAGAGGAAGCATATAAGCTATTTAAAAGGACAAAAAATTTAAACTCCATGATCATTACTTTCATTTATGGTGAACGGAAGCCGTAAATGGACACTGCTGTTTGCTTCTATCTCCATCAGCATCCTCGCTCTCGCTTTTATCCTCCTGTTCTCCCCTTATCGGCTAACACCAGCGACCTTTGAGGCGATATCAGAGGTCAATCCCTTATTCATCGCCGTTGCTCTCGCCATGCATATCTCTGCATGGGTTGTATGGAGTTTCAGGATGAAGCTGATGAGTGATTTCTTGAGTGGTACAGATACAGAGGGTGATCTGAGATTGTCACAATCACTGAAGATAATTCTGGCAAGCCTCTTTGCCGCATGTATAACCCCTTCTCAATTCGGTGGCGAGCCAGTGCGAATATATCTGCTGAGACGTAGTGGACTGACAGTAGGTGATGGAACAGCTATCGTCTTCGGTGAGCGGTCACTTGATTTCATGGTCGGTATGATTGGTGGTGCAATAAGTTTTATGCTCTTCAGAACTGTAATACCCCGCTATTCAGTTATATTCACTGCTATCGGTATCATACTCATCCTCGGCGTATTGCTCATGGTGTACGGTATAACCAGACCTGACAAGCTAAAGAGGTTCTTTGACTGGGTATTCACAAAGATAAAGGTCCATAAAATGGAGCGGATACGCGATAAACTCTATCAGGAGCTGGAGAATTTTTATGAAGCGCATAAGAAGTTCCAGCGAGAAGGGAAGAAGACTATTAAACTCGCTCTCATTCTCACCATCGCTTTCTGGCTCATCGAATTCACAATACCTTCGTTCCTGCTCCTCGGGCTGGGTGCAGACCCGATCTGGATATACTCAATTGCGGCACAATTCATACTTATCATAATCGCTGCGATGCCTATAAGCCCGGGTAGCAGTGGTATCTCAGAACTGAGCAGCGCATATCTCTATCATACGCTTGTGGGCACACCTTTACTGGGGATATTCACACTACTATGGCGGTTGAGCACTTATTATACAAGTTTGATTGTGGGTGCAATTACAAGCATGAAGGTTATAAGTGAGATTAAGCTATGATGCCTCTTAAATCCTCAGTTTCCACTCCCATCTCCTTCGTTTTCCTATCAATTTACTTATCTCATCACTCGTAACCATACCTATGACCTTTCTCTCGCGATTTATAACCGGCAATGCAGATATGTTATACCGCTCCAGCTTCCTGATCACCAGTTCCAGTGGCTCATTCTCATCCGTTGTTATCACTCTCCGTGTCATTATCTCTGCCAGACCCTCATGTCGCTGTGCAACTGCGGTTGATATATCCCATGCTGTTACTATCCCGCTCAATCGCCCATCATCTGTCACCACTGGTATATGAGTAAATTGCGTATCCATTATCTGCTTTGCTGCATCTGCTATGGTCGCCTTCTCACTTATTGTCTTTACCTCCCTTATCATCACATCCTTGACAAGTGGTAGCTCTTTGGTCTGTTTCATCGGTCTAAAGGGAGTATCCCGGGGCAGTCGTTCGGAAGGCAGAGCGAGCAGGAACTCACCTGTTTCTATCTGCCTCTTCAACTCCTTCGCCACTCGATCAGCCATGTAGAAACTGGATAGCGGAGAGGTTGGCACTTCCTTACCTTCTATCTCTATCATCCCCGATTTCAATTCTTCATACGTCACCTCACTCAGCACTGGTCGGTCTCGTCTGCAAATCCCATAATCCTGCACTTCCGTCTTGATCTCCGCATCGCTTATCCCCGTATTCTTCGCTATTCGCTCATTCAATATCGGTATAGGAATCCCAATGCCTACATAGAGTGACACCCCATACCCGAAGAAAGTAGCTCCACGCAGAAATTTCGGCTCCATATCCTTCAGGTTACCAGTGACCATAAGTGTAGCGAAGCCTTTACGCGGGTTATGTTGTGTTCCCGCACCCACCACATAGCCCCTCGCACCAGATAGAAATATCCGCGTACCCGGACCTATGGTCTCAAACTCAGGGTCATTTATGAGTGGTGAGAGCGCACCGGAACCAGAATAGTTTGCATTTCGATAATTTGGTAGCAATGTGCCCATATAAGTATATAAAGTGCGGTCTGTTGAGTTCGTTGCTGCGATATAACGCTGTGATGCGTTTCTCGGATTTACCATTATCGCCTGATTCAGGTCTTCTATTGAAAGTGTAGTCTCTATCTCCTTTCGTGGATAACAATCGGTGCCATAGGCAGTAGCCCGCATCTCTATCTGCTTACCTGATGCTAAATCCTCTATTACATGCCCACCGCCGTATTCCTCTCCTTTATCTTCTGATAACTGCGTGGCACCTAAATAAGCGTCAACAGCCGCGATACCGGTATATGCTTCCACTTCATTTAGCCATACCCGCTGCATCTTTATCGGCGGGTCCGCATGTCCAAAATTGATAAAGACACCAGAGGAGCACATAGGACCAAAGGTACCGGTAGTCACAACATCTACCTCCCTGGCTGCCTTCTCCGCACCCAGCTCCTCCACCATCTCACTCATCCTATCGGCGGTGACCACGCAAACGCTGCCATCTCTGATTCTCTCGTTTATCTCTTCTATGCTCTTCTCTACCATGCATAAGAGGATGGCAAAGCAATGTCTTATAACTTATGGTTTTTTCTCGCTCATAAAAATATGTCCATGAACAGATATGCAATACCACCGAGTATTGCAGCCAGCGGGATGGTAATCACCCAGGCAATGACCATCTTCTCCACCTCCGTCCATCTGATCCTGCGTAGACTCTGGAAGAAAGTGCCACCGATGACCGAAGAAGCAATCACATGGGTCGTGCTTGCAGGCATACCTCTCAAGCTCATCAGTACCACAGCGACTGCCGCACCAGTCTCCGCAGAGAATCCATGTTTCGGTTCCAGCTTCGTCAATTTCCAGCCCAGGGTCTTCATTACACGCCATCCGAAGAAGAAAGTCCCCAGACCCATCATGAGACCACAACTCAGTTTTACCCATAAAGGCACTGTGAATCGCGGTATCAAACCACCTGCGAGGAGTGCCATTGTAATCACACCCATTGCATTCTGTGCATCATTCATACCATGACTGAACGCCATAAAAGAAGCGGATACTATCTGCAGGTTCTTGAATACCCTCTCCGTCCTGGTATCCGGGATGTCTCTGAAAAGAAGGAAGAGTACCCAGCTGACGATGGAGAAAAGGATCGCACCTGCGATAAAACCGCCAAGGGGTCCTACAATGATTGCGAGAAATACCCGATTATTAAGAATATGCCAATTTATTATCCCTAAACCACCTGCGAGGATGCCTGCACCAAGGAGACCGCCTACAAGCGAATGACTCACGCTAATAGGTATGCCAAAAGTGGTACAGATAAATGTCCATATCACTGCACCCGTGATACCAGCGGCAATAATAACCAGTGTTATACCCTCTGGTAAGACTATCCCTTTACCTATGGTCTCAGCTACCTTTGTAGAGACGCATGCACCCACAAGGTTGAATATACTGGCGAGAATCAATGCGTTCAGTGGTGTAAGTGCCTTCGTGGCAGTGACTGTGGCGATAGCATTCGCTCTGTCATTTGCACCGTTCAGGAAGTCATAGCACAGCGCTAACACTATTATGATAATAACAAGAAAGAGAGAAGCGGACATCTGGCTCAGGGCTCAGCTCAGGCTCAGATCAGATTCCACCTTTCAATCTGAACGTCTCCAGGATATTAGCCACATCCTCACACTGGTCCATTGTATCCTCAAGAATCTCCACGATCTCCTTCTGCAGTAATCGCTCAAGGACCTCGTCCGAACTCTTCGTTGGCGTGGTCATCAACTTCCTGAGCCATCTCCTGTTTATCTCGTCCGCTTCGTTCTCCAGTTCGTTTATCCTTATGCAATATGCTTCTAAACTCCCCTCTTCACATTTCATGTCACGCAAGCAATGCACTGCAGTACGTATCTCCTTTGACGCCTCCAATATAATAGGTGCGAATTCAATCACAGGCACAGGCAGTGTTTGCGTAAATGTCAATCTTCTCACTGCTTTCTCTATCCCGTCTATCACATTGTCGAGGTTATGAGCGAAGTAACGGATATCCCCTTTCTCCTCTGTGACCCGCGTATGGTCGAAGAAGAGCTCGCGTACTATCTCATGAACGATTGAATCTGCTTCTTCTTCAAGAATTCCAAGCTGCCTGCTGATCTCGGAGAGTAGAGAAAGGTCATTGCTCAATTCGACCAGAAGTTCCGCGGCATCCACTGTCTTGTCTGCAAGGGCTTCAAAGAGCTCGAAGAACTTCTTATCATGGGG
Above is a genomic segment from Methanophagales archaeon containing:
- a CDS encoding flippase-like domain-containing protein, whose translation is MVNGSRKWTLLFASISISILALAFILLFSPYRLTPATFEAISEVNPLFIAVALAMHISAWVVWSFRMKLMSDFLSGTDTEGDLRLSQSLKIILASLFAACITPSQFGGEPVRIYLLRRSGLTVGDGTAIVFGERSLDFMVGMIGGAISFMLFRTVIPRYSVIFTAIGIILILGVLLMVYGITRPDKLKRFFDWVFTKIKVHKMERIRDKLYQELENFYEAHKKFQREGKKTIKLALILTIAFWLIEFTIPSFLLLGLGADPIWIYSIAAQFILIIIAAMPISPGSSGISELSSAYLYHTLVGTPLLGIFTLLWRLSTYYTSLIVGAITSMKVISEIKL
- a CDS encoding homocysteine biosynthesis protein; the protein is MVEKSIEEINERIRDGSVCVVTADRMSEMVEELGAEKAAREVDVVTTGTFGPMCSSGVFINFGHADPPIKMQRVWLNEVEAYTGIAAVDAYLGATQLSEDKGEEYGGGHVIEDLASGKQIEMRATAYGTDCYPRKEIETTLSIEDLNQAIMVNPRNASQRYIAATNSTDRTLYTYMGTLLPNYRNANYSGSGALSPLINDPEFETIGPGTRIFLSGARGYVVGAGTQHNPRKGFATLMVTGNLKDMEPKFLRGATFFGYGVSLYVGIGIPIPILNERIAKNTGISDAEIKTEVQDYGICRRDRPVLSEVTYEELKSGMIEIEGKEVPTSPLSSFYMADRVAKELKRQIETGEFLLALPSERLPRDTPFRPMKQTKELPLVKDVMIREVKTISEKATIADAAKQIMDTQFTHIPVVTDDGRLSGIVTAWDISTAVAQRHEGLAEIMTRRVITTDENEPLELVIRKLERYNISALPVINRERKVIGMVTSDEISKLIGKRRRWEWKLRI
- a CDS encoding DUF47 family protein, which gives rise to MKRDKGQWHLSPLFNNMIMPKMSLFLPHDKKFFELFEALADKTVDAAELLVELSNDLSLLSEISRQLGILEEEADSIVHEIVRELFFDHTRVTEEKGDIRYFAHNLDNVIDGIEKAVRRLTFTQTLPVPVIEFAPIILEASKEIRTAVHCLRDMKCEEGSLEAYCIRINELENEADEINRRWLRKLMTTPTKSSDEVLERLLQKEIVEILEDTMDQCEDVANILETFRLKGGI
- a CDS encoding inorganic phosphate transporter; amino-acid sequence: MSASLFLVIIIIVLALCYDFLNGANDRANAIATVTATKALTPLNALILASIFNLVGACVSTKVAETIGKGIVLPEGITLVIIAAGITGAVIWTFICTTFGIPISVSHSLVGGLLGAGILAGGLGIINWHILNNRVFLAIIVGPLGGFIAGAILFSIVSWVLFLLFRDIPDTRTERVFKNLQIVSASFMAFSHGMNDAQNAMGVITMALLAGGLIPRFTVPLWVKLSCGLMMGLGTFFFGWRVMKTLGWKLTKLEPKHGFSAETGAAVAVVLMSLRGMPASTTHVIASSVIGGTFFQSLRRIRWTEVEKMVIAWVITIPLAAILGGIAYLFMDIFL